Below is a window of Aquificaceae bacterium DNA.
CGTGATAACACCGAGGGTCTGTGGCATATGCGGTCATGCGCATCTTATAGCGTCAGTTAGAGCAATAGAGGAAGCCCTCGGTATAAAGCCAACGGAGAAGGCAAGACTTGTAAGAAACATAACACAAAGCCTTGAAGTTCTACAGAACCACGTGAAATGGTTTTACCTGTTTATGATGCCTGACTTTATTCTTTTGGAAGAAAGGCTCAGAGGTCTTTACGAGCCCTTTAGAGGTGAAAGATGGCACACAGCTATAAACATGGCTTCAAAAATAGCAAAGGGAATAGCTCTATTCTCTGGTCAGTGGCCCCATTCATCCTATGCAGTGCCCGGTGGCATAACCTCAGAACCCTCTGTAAAAGAGCTAACATCCCTTAGGCAGATACTTCTTGAGCTGAAGCACTTTTTCCTAAGCTATGTGGTAGGCATGGAAGAGGCTGAGTTTGTCAAGTGTTTAAAGGAAGGAAGCTGGCAGAAGTTCAATGGTGATGCTGGGCTTTTCCTTGAGCTTTGCCATAGGGAAGGTTTGCTCACCTTGGGAAGCTCTTACGACAGGCTTATAAGCGGTGGCGGTCTTTATGCCCCTTGTGGCTACTTTATGAAAAGGGTAGTGCATGGAAGGTTGAAGGTTGACCAGATTGAAGAGCTTAATGCACCCTCTTATTCGGGAGCTAAGCCTGTAAGGTACAAAGGCATGCCCTTTGAGACAGGACCCCTCGCAAGACAGCTTATGTCGGGAAACCTTATGGTAAAGAGTATGCACAAAGAGTTCAAAGATTCCTTTGCAGTGCGTGTGCTGGCAAGGGTTCTTGAAGTATGGAGTATAGTTGAAGTCATAGAGCTTTGGATAGAGAGGTTAAAGGAAGTGCTACAGGAGAAATCTACAAGCCTTGGAAGATTCCCCTCAAAGGCTACGGGTATAGGATACGGCATAGTGGAGGCGGCAAGAGGCACACTCATACACAGGCTTAGCGTAAGGAATGGAACTATACAAGATTACGCTATAATCACACCTTCCCAATGGAACCTTGGTCCAAGGTGTGAAAACTTTCTTGGTGTAGCGGAAAAGGCGATGGTTGGTTTAAAAAGTAAACTTCATGCCCAGATGGTGCTCAGGAGTTTTGACCTGTGTTCTGTATGCACAACCCACTGAGGTAAAACCATGAAGAGGATAAGACTTTCTGAAGGCGGTGGTGGTCAGGAAACTTGGAAGTTAATAAGGGAGCTTTTCTTGAAATACCTTGGAAATCCTATCCTCTCCGCCCTTGAGGACTCTTCTATTGTTAAGCTCTCTTCAAAGATAGCCTTCACCACGGACGCCTTTACCGTGAAGCCTCTCTTTTTCAGAGGTGGAGACATAGGAAAGTTGGCAGTTGCAGGCACCGTGAACGACCTTGCGGTAATGGGAGCAAAGCCCCTTTATATGTCCGTCTCCTTCATAATAGAAGAGGGATTCCCTTACGAAGAGCTGGAGAAGATAGTAAAAAGTATGGCAAAGACCGCAGAAGAGGTTGGAGTGCTCTTTGTGGCAGGTGATACAAAGGTTGTTCCCTCGGGTCAGGCGGATGGCGTCTTTATAAGCACTTCTGGAATTGGTGAGGTCATATACGAGGGTCTATCCTGTAGAAATGTAAAGGAAGGCGATGCCATAATAGTCTCTGGACCTATAGGAGACCATGGTGCCTGCGTGCTTGCCCAAAGGGAAGGCTTTGAATTTGGTGAAGACTTTGGAAGCGATTGCCAACCCCTTTGGGACTTGGTAGAGCATCTTCTAAAAAGCGGTGTAGAGGTTCACGCCATGAGAGACCCAACAAGAGGAGGACTATCTGCAGTTCTTCATGAATGGGCTCAATCTTCTATGGTTTCCTTTCTCGTAGAGGAAGAAAAAATTCCTATAAGACAGGAAGTGCTTGGTTTATGTGAGTTCTTGGGCTTAGAACCTTACCATCTTGCCTGTGAGGGAAGAGTTGTATTGGCGGTGAAGAGAGAAGATGCGGAGAAGGCTTTAGAGGTCCTAAAGGAACATCCAAAGGCAAAGGAAGCCAGCCTTATAGGCTATGCGGTCAAGCCAGAGGGCAGACCAGCGGTTGTCCTTAGAACCCCTTACGGAACAAAAAGGTTTTTAGAGCCACCTGCTGGCGAGCTACTTCCAAGGATTTGCTGATGCATGAGTTTTCCATAGTGCAGAGCCTCTTTGAGCTTATAGAAGAGCAGGTAGCTCTTCATGGGGCTAAGAGGGTTCTTAAGGTTGAGCTTCTTGTGGGTGTCCTCTCTGGCGTTGAGCCTCACCTTCTCCAGCTTGCCTTTGAAACCTTCAAAGAGGGAACACATGCTCAGGATGCGGAGCTTCACATACAGATAGAAAAGCTCAAGGTTTTCTGCTTTGACTGTATGGAGGAGTTTGAAAAGGAAGAGCTAAATGCTCTCTGTCCCAAGTGCGGTGGACTAAACACAGAAATTAGAGGAGGAAGAGACCTTTTGCTTAAGAGCCTTGAATTGGAAACTTAGTGCAAAGCTATAATTTATGTAATGGTGAAGTTTGAGCTCATAAAAAGGCTATGGCTGGACGCACTTTTTGATGAAAAAACCGCAAGGAGTTTACCTCAAGACAGCCAAGAGCTTGAAAAAGCACTATCTTGGTATTGGACTTTCAAAAGGGACTTTGAAATATACAACTTGCGGAACGCTTATCTGGAAGAGATTCTGAGGGTAAAAGAGCCTAAGCAAATCCCAAAAGAAGAACTCAATCAATACTATAGGGCTTTTGTGGAGAGGTTATGGTATGAGGGTCGTATAAGAAAGGCTGTTGGAAAAGTTATCTGAGAAAGGGATAAGGTGTAATCTAATAGCCATAGGAAGGAGTGCTTTAAGTTTCTATAAGGTAAACAAAGCAAAAAGCACTATGGATATTGATTTTGAGATAACGGAGTTTGAAGGAAAAATGGAGGAGCTTTAGGCTGTTCTTGACGAGCTTGGCATTAGGGTGGACTACGGTGAAGAAAGAGCTTATAATCTCAGTAATGACCCAAGAAGAGTTTCTTAAGAGTTATTTTTGGATGGAGAGAAAGGTTTCTGAGGATGAGCTTATTTACCCCTCTCCCTAAAAAGCCTATCAAAAGCCTCACCAGAAAGAATATCCTTTGCAGGTGGTGTTATTCTTAATAGCCATTCAACCATAGCCTTTGACTTAAAAGGGTCTCTTGGTCTTGTCCTTCTAAACTTGAGAGGATAGCCCATTTCAAGCCTCTTTAACTTTTCTTCGTAGTATCTTTGCCTTATGTCTTCAAGGCTTATGTCTATTTCCCTCATAAGGATATAATATAGCGTAAAGCTCCTCATAAACTCCAAGCTCTGTCGCCCTATTTTGAAGGTATTCTATATCAAGCTCTTCCAGATATTTCCTAATCAGAAATTCAGACATCCTACAATCCTCTTCGCTCTTCCAGAACTTACAAGCGGAGAGCCTATCAAGGATTAGGTCCTCCAAGCCTATAACATATATATCCCCTTCAAGCTCCTTTGTCCTAATCCTTCTGACCTTTTCATAACTTCCACTAAGCCTATAGTCAGGAACCTCTACAAAAAGTTCAAGCTCGTCAGATATAAAAAGCCTTCCATGCTCTCTGAAATAGCCAGTAGAAAGCAATATATCTCTAACCATTTCTCTATCTCCTACAAGGTCAATATCGCCAGACATGTAGTGCCCGTAGGTGTAGATTTCAACAGCACTACCGCCCACAAGAATAGGAGGACTTTTACCCCTTCTTCTAAATTCTTCAGACAACCAAGCGAGGAATAATAGATGTTTTTCAAGCTCAGTTTTTGCTTCTTTTATCTTCCTTAGTTCCATCAGCTTATATTTTAAATAGTGCTTGAAAGGCTTTGCGTAAGCATAAAAGGTGTGGTTCAAGGTGTAGGTTTTAGACCTTTTGTTTATAGACTTGCGAAGGAGCTTGGGCTTAGAGGCTTCGTGATAAACGATTCAAGGGGCGTATACATAGAGGTAGAGGGTGAAAGGAGAGTGCTTGAGGAATTTCTTATAAAGCTAAACAGAGAAAAGCCTATCCTTGCTCGCATACATTCTGTGGACTTTAGCTTTTTACAGCCTGCGGGATACTCAGACTTTGAAATAAAAGAGAGCTCAGATACAGGACAAAAGGAAGTTTTTGTGCTTCCAGATATGTCCACATGCGAAGACTGCCTTAAAGAGCTTTTTGACCCCTCTGATAGAAGATA
It encodes the following:
- a CDS encoding nickel-dependent hydrogenase large subunit → MDALVITPRVCGICGHAHLIASVRAIEEALGIKPTEKARLVRNITQSLEVLQNHVKWFYLFMMPDFILLEERLRGLYEPFRGERWHTAINMASKIAKGIALFSGQWPHSSYAVPGGITSEPSVKELTSLRQILLELKHFFLSYVVGMEEAEFVKCLKEGSWQKFNGDAGLFLELCHREGLLTLGSSYDRLISGGGLYAPCGYFMKRVVHGRLKVDQIEELNAPSYSGAKPVRYKGMPFETGPLARQLMSGNLMVKSMHKEFKDSFAVRVLARVLEVWSIVEVIELWIERLKEVLQEKSTSLGRFPSKATGIGYGIVEAARGTLIHRLSVRNGTIQDYAIITPSQWNLGPRCENFLGVAEKAMVGLKSKLHAQMVLRSFDLCSVCTTH
- the hypA gene encoding hydrogenase maturation nickel metallochaperone HypA, whose product is MHEFSIVQSLFELIEEQVALHGAKRVLKVELLVGVLSGVEPHLLQLAFETFKEGTHAQDAELHIQIEKLKVFCFDCMEEFEKEELNALCPKCGGLNTEIRGGRDLLLKSLELET
- the hypE gene encoding hydrogenase expression/formation protein HypE, giving the protein MKRIRLSEGGGGQETWKLIRELFLKYLGNPILSALEDSSIVKLSSKIAFTTDAFTVKPLFFRGGDIGKLAVAGTVNDLAVMGAKPLYMSVSFIIEEGFPYEELEKIVKSMAKTAEEVGVLFVAGDTKVVPSGQADGVFISTSGIGEVIYEGLSCRNVKEGDAIIVSGPIGDHGACVLAQREGFEFGEDFGSDCQPLWDLVEHLLKSGVEVHAMRDPTRGGLSAVLHEWAQSSMVSFLVEEEKIPIRQEVLGLCEFLGLEPYHLACEGRVVLAVKREDAEKALEVLKEHPKAKEASLIGYAVKPEGRPAVVLRTPYGTKRFLEPPAGELLPRIC